One Alligator mississippiensis isolate rAllMis1 chromosome 1, rAllMis1, whole genome shotgun sequence genomic window carries:
- the LOC132243356 gene encoding endogenous retroviral envelope protein HEMO-like, with protein sequence MIGVPISLQQWGTINGGFVRHYSLAAHRSAPKEWRAAPANWIISPRVEAPFCYRSNNTGAYNKATPVGHYPHCLTTLDYSPSSTSGILLGNVPSLNCTGFMVYNFSKEPHVALIANRSEFHIDSNFTSCNISRSSRIAAERGPSYTMHINQKCRIWHNNCRDLSTSAPGLYWLCGNRAHKILPWNWVGACTLGRVIPGFEMHSAIYLEQVKNFNHHMKRAVNPLATRNTGFHRFVRTFIPWLGIRELELAIINISATMEAMGNATADAIQALQKEISQISQVTIQHRIALDYLLVSQGGVCALVNSTCCVYVNQDMRIETDIRKIRNQLRVLHQVASENTDWGLEEMWSWLTSWLPDFGALGKKILYGILFVLIVLIMFYVLVQLILCCVKASRRSFSKARKPTAESRIMVLQKCEQIERKHERLHDEIEGLMRMEI encoded by the coding sequence atgatcggagtaccaatatccctccagcaatggggaacaataaacggcggcttcgttagacactactcattagctgcccatcggtccgctcctaaagaatggagggccgcccctgctaactggataatctccccaagagtagaggctcctttctgttacagatccaacaacactggagcttataataaagccacacctgtaggacactaccctcattgcctaactactctagattatagccctagtagcaccagtggaatcctgttgggtaacgtaccctctctcaattgtacaggattcatggtctacaacttttctaaggaacctcatgttgctctcattgcaaacagatcggaatttcacattgactccaattttacttcttgtaatatatctcggtccagcaggatagcagctgaacgtggtccttcctatacgatgcatatcaatcaaaagtgccggatatggcacaacaactgtcgagatttaagtacttctgccccaggcctttactggctctgcggaaacagggctcataaaatcttgccctggaattgggtgggggcatgcactcttggacgtgttatccctggttttgaaatgcatagtgcaatatatctggaacaagtaaaaaatttcaaccatcacatgaaaagggcggttaaccccttagctaccagaaacacagggttccatcgatttgtgagaaccttcataccgtggcttggaataagagaattggaactagccataattaacatttcagccacaatggaagctatgggaaatgccactgcggatgcaattcaggctctgcaaaaagagatctcccagatctcacaagtaactatacaacaccgcatagccctagattacctattggtatcccagggaggagtatgtgccttagtaaactccacctgttgtgtctatgtcaatcaggacatgcgaatcgaaactgacattcgcaaaatccgaaatcagttaagggtcttacatcaagtggcctcagaaaatactgactggggtctagaagaaatgtggtcttggctaacctcctggctcccagatttcggggcccttggcaagaaaatcctgtatggaatattgtttgtcttgatagttctgataatgttctatgtcttagtgcaactgatcctctgctgcgtgaaagccagcaggagaagctttagcaaggcaagaaaacccacagcagagtctagaataatggtgttacaaaagtgtgagcagattgaaagaaaacatgaaaggctgcatgatgaaatagaggggctcatgagaatggaaatttaa